In the genome of Channa argus isolate prfri chromosome 8, Channa argus male v1.0, whole genome shotgun sequence, the window aatggactttgctttgatgttttctctttgacttagatgtttgcttgccttgtacctgacttgtaagttgctttgaataaaagcgtcTGGGTTAAATGACTTgagataaatgtaaattaaaagaaactgggggttgttctgttttttcctctattaatgacgaataatatgttgttctggcatcactgagagcttttttgtacatttttaaactgttttaccagGCTAAACGAGATTCTTCTAAATGTCTGGAACGTCCCTGGTTTTGGACtcgttttgtttaaattgatttcctgcttttggcttttattttgttgctcctcccgTGTCCCTTCCTTTGAGTCTGTTTAGTATCTTTACCTTCCACGTTTTGTTCTAATTGGTCtcacctgttccccagtttatttatacccagctttccccactgctCACTGCCAGATCGCTTCCCCTGCTTCCCCTAGAGAACAGACCTTGTGAATTACCTCTTTGGACTTTGCTCCCCAGAGAACACTCCTGCAAATGGACTTTGCCCTCTTGTGCCCACCTGTTCCTtgagttttggtctgaggtttggttccCTGTTTATTTCAGTGCTTAGTCTTGTTCCTGGTTCTCCCTGCATGTTTTACCCCTGTTAAATATTTGAGTGGTTGTCTCTCCTTTTAGTCTGGCAGTGCCTTAGGTTTAGTTGGTCCCTAAGTGTCTTAGTTAATTTCCCCTGTTCTGtagtttagtttcttttcccCAGAGTGTTTAAGTTTGTTCCATTTAATTTTACTCCAGTCTTACCTTCATGTGTTTTTCCGCCCTCCTCTAGGAATTTACTATAACCCCTTCCGttgccgtctcctcctttttGGGTCCTACCAAAAATTAAAGTAACGCACAATAAAGTGTGAcagttttaattcaattcaactttatttatatagcgccaattcacaacaaagtcatctcagggcactttacagaataaagtcaagactataaagatgtatagagagaacccaacagttCAATTTAAGTTGCGAGTTTTTGAagtataccatggagatcgcctcctCTGGTTCActaccttctttttcagaggggcaacactattgAGTATtttacgtagtgaggctgcagaattatcaacaagataatcagcATGTGCAGGAGTAAAGGTAAAGTGGCTAatctccattgtattgacatatgggGAATCAAATGATCGTTGCTTTAAATCTGTTCACAGATTTTCActtgctgtagtggaattttttttctaactgctgtatcttccattattgtaaattcaaatctTATTAGAAAATagtcagacagaaaaagggttatgaggaaatactgttaaattatcagtttcaatgctgTTTGTAGGGAAAAGGTCTAAGCTGTGACTAAACCAGTGAGTGGGTTTGTTAACATTTTGGACAAAAGCAATGGAATTAAATAATGgattaaatgcagtgttgagaCTGTTACTATCAGCATCTATGTAAACATGCAAACCACTTACACCTGTGTGTTTAGTTACATAATGATGTTTAGATAATAGCTACGACTattgaattaataattaattagacATTTATATAATATCCCTCAACCGGAGTCATAAAAAATGATCAGACCACGTGAATATTGCCTGCACTGTAGTGCTTCTTTTTCTGGCTTTAAACAACGCTGCGAAGCATTGAACCAACACCTGTAAGTCTGCACCTTGTGGCATGAAACTCAGGTTTCTAATTCTGCTCTGTGGCTTGGGATTGGTAAGTGTAAGTCTTTGCTTGTGACTGTATCGAAGCGGTCATACACACTGTCAAATTATGATGCATGCTTTACGGTTGTCTTGTCTTTAGAGAGTGAGGGGAGGGGTGTCAGTTTATTTGTTTCGCTATGAAATCTGTTGTTAATGGGTTACTGTGCTctttaaatgaatgtttgcAGACAGCAGCCAAGCTCACAGGTGAAACAGGTAAGAGCCACAACGCGAGAAATAacattatttgcatgttttgtttcgTTCAGTTATGGTCAAAATTGGACAAACACAGTATTTTACTCTGGTTATGGTAAGATCATCCCCGGTGGTTGTACAGTGCATTGATACAACTGGGAATTTTCCAACTTTCCCATCCCACTGAAAAGTACAGTGTGTCAGTATGAATGACTTTCatgcagaaagagacacacatactgtatgaaaatgttaaatgtttgcgTTGTGGTTGTGGAACTGATAATGGGATAAGTCTGCTTTCTGCCTGTGCAGTAGTAATACAGTCATTTTAGTAATTTATTCAAAGATGCACTGACACGTTATCGTGAACTATAATCTCTCTTTTCCTAATTTTTCACCTGCAGAAACTGACGTTGACGAAGGCCATGACTGGGACATGTTCAACATCAATGAAGGTTTGTAGgtttccttatttattttacttttttcaaatgtgtctaAGGATTTTTATCAACCAACATAATTTCCACTTGCAGGAGCTGGGCTGGACCTACTGGAGGGAGATATTGACCTAGAGGAAGTAAGTTAGTGTTTCCACAGACCAAagactctgtctgtgtttctcctTTATCCATCTCTTCTTTAATTCCTGCTGTTTCCTTCATTTCCATCAGACATTCAACAGGAACTCCATCATAGGAGAGAAGTACCGTTGGCCAACAACCGTTCCCTACTTCCTAGAGGACAGTCTGGGTAAGACACTGTGCTGTGGTAACTCGCATTCCAAGCACTGATCTTGTTATCAGGATGCTTTGTCATGAATGTTTGTCCTGCACTTTGTTGCATACTGTATAGAGATGAACGCAAAGGGAGTGATTCTGAAGGCATTTGACCAGTACAGACTGAAGACCTGCATCGACTTCTCACcatggagaggagagaagaactACATCTCCGTCTTCAAAGGCAGTGGGTGAGCGGAGCTTCAAACTGCTACATGCACATAAACTATGTTGTTGAAAGCAACAAGGTCGTTTCAGTTCTTCTTAGGTTCGTGAAGATGATACTAAAGGAACAAAGGGCAAAGGATATTAACAAATGATTGTGGGTATGTGAAAGAGGTGACATGAAATGACAGAGCAATGGCGTCTCCTTCATCTCGTACTTTTGGTTAAGTCTCAGTATTTGAGGTACTCAGCTGCTCAGTGAAAACTACTGGTTGACCCACAGTAACAAATAGAGTAGAGTTTCAAGAGTACTGTAGCATTCAAaactacattgttttcttagtagagtacttgtacttttgtacttaaagtacaTTCCAGCAGTGTACTTAGAACTTCAACTGGAGTGAAAGAAGTCAAATGATCCAAACACTGCACTTTCACTGTATTAAAGGCAAGACTGAAAGCAATGCTGGAAGAACTACAGGTGTGTTTCTTTTACCTGAATGTCCTTCAGGGCTTTGAAGACTGTTTAGATAAAGTTGCAGCTCATTTCCTCTGTCGGTAGATGCTTTTCCTCTGTAGGAAACCAACGCGTGGGGAAGCAGCGGCTGTCCATTGGTACGAACTGTGATCGTCTAGGAACTGTTGAGCATGAGTTCCTGCACGCTCTGGGCTTCTGGCACGAGCAGTCCAGAGCTGACCGTGATGACTACCTCGACATCGTGTGGGATCAAATTGAGCCTGGTAATAACCCTGTTTAGTCATATTTTCAATAACAGCTCCACACacatggctgtttttttttcctacaaatGCAATGCAGAGCTAGACATTCTTGCAGTTTTCTTTATGTGCCAGTTTGATGAAtagaataattaattattaagtgGTGCAGCGCAAATTTATTGCTCATTTTATCACAACACAGGATTTTAAAACCTGCTCTACTTGTGAATGTAAACTGTATCTAAAGGGCAATTTTGTTGGACACACCTGGCTGAAGCATCTACCCGGGTGTGTCCGACAACACCGACTGTTCAGACAACAGCTCTTTATAACTGTAAAGACTTAGTGTAAATCCACATGAAAACCAAAGAGGTGTCTATGGGAGAGAAGCAAAGTGAATCTGAGACAAGAGgggaaaaataatttcagatttttgCAGCATAAgtagagagaaaataaaacaaattggattgttctgaaaaaagaaactgctggTGTACTGAGCATCTGTCACAGACAAGGTCAACAAAGGACACTCACAAAACATCAGGTCAACATCAGATCAGGCATGAAAGTATCACACAtctatcaataaaataaaatttcatgAGCAGAAAGACAGAGGCCATACCACAAGGTGTAAACACCTGATCAGCAGTAAGAATGAATAGACGGGTTGTGAACTCAACAAAATACTTACTCTGTGAGAAAATAATGGTTTTAGACTGACCAAGTCAATCAAATCAGTGAATTGGCCTTGCTCTGGACTTTTGAAGGGGGCTGTTTGTCCTGAGTCGTTCTCGTGCATGGTCCTCAACATCTGAAAATATTTGACTCAACACAATGCACAGCTACTTAGGCAGGAGCTGTTGTTCCATCCATATTAGAAAAATGTTGCTGATATTTTTTGGCCTTCTTCAGGTAAACAGCACAACTTCAACACGTACGATGACGCAGTGTCCAGTGCCCTGGGAGTTCCCTACGACTATGGCTCTGTGATGCACTACAGTAAGACGTCCTTCAACGTTGGCTCTGAGCCCACCATCGTCACCAAGATCCCCCACTTCATGGACGTGATTGGTCAGAGGATGGGGTTCAGTGCTAGTGACCTCACCAAACTCAACCGTCTCTACAACTGCAGTAAGTCATTTATTACCATTAGATGTCTGACATCAAAAGGAAGCCTTGGCCTACAGGTGCCAGACTGTACATTGTATATAACTATATACAGCTAGAATAAGGGTGTCACGGTGGTGCAGAGATCAGCACTGTCACCTCACTGCGAAAAGAGTTCAGCTTAATTGTGGACACACACAATCTGgcttttgtgatttttcttatattttttgAAAAGAATTTGCATTGTTGTGTGCTCACACTTTTGCTTTCGAACTGCAATCACGCTCAGATATGAAGCTGGGGACAATTTATCAACAATGTCCATTATCAGTCCTCACTTTGCcctttgtgtgtgcgtgtgtgtgagagtggtggggtgggggtgcaaGGTATAAAATAGCATAAACTGCCATAAACAAATGATTATTCCGATGGAAAATTAAATCTGATAGTGATTTTACAGTTCTCCTACTAAAACATCACGTTGATGGTGAAATTATGTAATACATCTGCGCATAAATGTCAGATTTAGTAGTTCAGGATTTTTGCTGGAATACGTTCGTTGACAGTTGCATGATCTGATTCTCTCTGCTTGTTCAGCATTTTGACTTACTCTCCCCACAGCCACATCTTCCACCTTTGTGGACAGCTGTAACTTTGAGGAGGAGAACATCTGCGGGATGATTCAGCGTTCTGGGAACGCAAAGTGGGAACAACGTAGTTCTATGAGTGGAGGGCCTGAAGCTGATGTCACCAACGCGGGTCAATGCAAAGGTGAGAGCCCACCATCGAGAAtacacaatttaatttttttaaatcaggctGAGACTCTGGAAGAAGACACAAAAACGTGTCTTTATTAGGAAAACTAAACCCCTGATTTGAGGAGATGTATTTAAAGAAcagaataataaacagaaacacagaccaGCAGCCAACATTTCAGATTAATTCTGTTAGTACTGCTCCTTCCCTTATCTGCCCTCACACAGTAAGCACCCGGCTTAACTGCCATGTGTCAGAACATATCTGAAAACAAAGGGAGCTGAGGGGATTTTTAACAATATGGACAAAGTGCAGACTTTGGTTACGATCATATTATCAGTTGATGAACAACTACTTTGTAGTATAGTTGTTAGGGATATACAGTACCTGCTACAGTATAGTGCAAGTGTTGAACAACATGTCTTTACTgactttttatggttttattaaGGTCGACTTGGCCACACTCTCAAATGACCAAATCCCTGATCCAGACGAGTTAGGACaatatgtaaaatgcaaataaaaagagagcCATGGTTTGCAAGTCATTGGAAACccatttttaattataaatattacaaagatAACATATCAGATGCTAAAACTtagaattttagtttttaatattccctcaatttgaatttgatgccataAAACtggcattgtgttgctgaaataaacaagATGACCAGATGCTGTCATATGTTAATCCAAAACGTGCATGTTTTATTGAGCATTTATGAAGCTTTTCCCAGGCTGTTAATGTCACAGATGCTGACTTTTTGCTGACTTTTGAAATCTGTGCTGATAACAAGTCATTTGGTCTCTGTCTTGTTTAACATGGAGGATGCagtgacaaactgtgttcaaTGACAATGGTTTGCAGACGTGTCCGTTTCTGTGGTGATTTCTACCACagaatctgtttttaatgtagatgattgcaattttatgttgaaaaaaattgacattttccCACTCATTCTTACTTCTGAAAGACTCACATTcacctattttttttatatccaaTAATGATACTGAACTGTAGCTCAGTAACCTAATTAGCTCTGAGAGGTTCCATCAGGAGTTTTATGCACACATTTCTCAGCATCGAGATTTAATCTCTGGGGTTTATTATGTATAATAAACATAGGTATCAGAGTGCAATGTTcggcaaatcattgcatttactgtacacaaCATTCCAAATGTTCTGGATTTTCTTCCCATGTTTTCTCCAGGTAGTCTGGTTTTCTTCTTAAAGTCCTAAAACACATATTAGATTAATTGGTAGATTCAATTCGTACAGTGTCttgcaatattttaaatacgCCCCACAGTGATTATTTTTTCACCAAATGATGTAAGAAAGGTTAGTTGGTGTTTGACTTCTTCATCAagtttacacacatttttactacTTTACTGTAATATAACAAACTGCTCTGATCTTACTTGCTTTCTTCCTGTGTTGTTTTAGGCAAAGGCTACTTCATGCACTTTAGAACAGCGTCTGCTGAACCTGGGGACCAGGCCTTCCTGGAGAGTCGTTGGTTTTACCCCAAACCTGGATCCCAGTGTCTGCAGTTCTTTCTCTATAACACTGGAGCAGCTGATGATGTTCTCAACATCTGGGTGCGAGAGTATGACAGGAATGATCCCAATGGTAAACTGAGGCTCTTCAAGAGCATTTCAGGTAACGTATGGAATATTAGAAGGTCGATTCTTTAGTGGCATAACTATGGGCAGCAACAGATGATTTTATGAAGTAGATGCagaactaaaatattaaaatcaacatTTACACTGCTCCAGTTTTCATTATGATTGTCTCCCTTTCCAGCATAAACTTATGAATTCTGTCTCCTCTGTTACAGGAGGGGTCATGGGCTCCTGGGAATTACATAATGTCAATGTAAATATGACGAAGAAGTCCCGTGTGGTGTTTGAGGGCGTGAGGGGAAAGACTCCATCGAAGGGCGGGTTCTCTCTGGATGATATTAACCTGTCGTCCACAAAGTGCCCCCAGCACATCTGGCACATCCGCAACATCAGCGGCCTGATGGCCACCACACCAGCAGGAAAGAAACTGTACAGTCCTCGTTTTCTGTCCCCAGCAGGTTACTCATTCCAGgtaaatgcattcatttttttttaaacatttctattgTGCTTTCACTATAAAtcacagaaaatgtgaaaaaaaaaaaaatcaacagttcAGAGAGCATCTGGGCCAAAAATGGTAAAGACCTTAAACACTTAAAACTACTCAAGTGTGACACAAAACCTAAAGCAGACATGAAGCaaccaaaaacatacacacaatgaCCCAACAATTTATACATGCCCTTaggaattaaattaaaattaaaaagtagcAAAGATGTCATTGTGCTCTAATTCCAAGTCTGATAAAAGTAACTGCATTGTATTGAATTCCCCCTCAAAGTTTTTTTGATCATTTAGTTTGTATGGGTTGGGGTATTCTGGAATAACATCTGAATGCTAAATGTTATCATTAATCAGCAGTTTCattcaaaatctaaaaaaaaacctcaacaaTGGTTTGACAGCCATCCCTGAGTTCAATGATAACTGTCAAATTATTT includes:
- the LOC137131649 gene encoding meprin A subunit beta-like, which produces MKLRFLILLCGLGLTAAKLTGETETDVDEGHDWDMFNINEGAGLDLLEGDIDLEETFNRNSIIGEKYRWPTTVPYFLEDSLEMNAKGVILKAFDQYRLKTCIDFSPWRGEKNYISVFKGSGCFSSVGNQRVGKQRLSIGTNCDRLGTVEHEFLHALGFWHEQSRADRDDYLDIVWDQIEPGKQHNFNTYDDAVSSALGVPYDYGSVMHYSKTSFNVGSEPTIVTKIPHFMDVIGQRMGFSASDLTKLNRLYNCTTSSTFVDSCNFEEENICGMIQRSGNAKWEQRSSMSGGPEADVTNAGQCKGKGYFMHFRTASAEPGDQAFLESRWFYPKPGSQCLQFFLYNTGAADDVLNIWVREYDRNDPNGKLRLFKSISGGVMGSWELHNVNVNMTKKSRVVFEGVRGKTPSKGGFSLDDINLSSTKCPQHIWHIRNISGLMATTPAGKKLYSPRFLSPAGYSFQVGVYLNGMSDKPGYMALYFHLTSGPNDHKLKWPCPWQQATMALMDQQSDIRQQMNVHRMVTTDPDKMSSDGTEYYWDNPRKVGSKVTAPDGSYYYRGPGSGTSTFITHSRLRSRNFMKGHDAFFLFSLEDISHLLAPQPLPHAAVYADVGLIKAADKGAPQRTASNPTVVTAVAACVAAAMLVVSMVLLENIWRRRKRRQQESDVVIIEDMPGFMEE